From Coffea arabica cultivar ET-39 chromosome 10e, Coffea Arabica ET-39 HiFi, whole genome shotgun sequence, one genomic window encodes:
- the LOC113710840 gene encoding receptor-like protein 49, with protein sequence MRIHLFPWLFFTALLQILSVRHVVLASGQCLEDQRSLLLEFKNSPTFNSTSSTKLVRWTNSNDCCLWEGVGCDSLGHVIWLELENQTISGPLESSSSLFNLQFLERLNLAVNRFSSAIPTELSKLTKLTYLNLSDAGFVGQIPGDLASMSTLVTLDLSTRFPGFQPLEMENPNLQTLIQNLTELRELYLDGVKISAQGGEWGNALSSLLNLREISLSNCHLSGPISSSLSELHSLSVINLNDNNLSTAVPEFFANFANLTSLSLSSCNLLGEFPEKILQLPMLQNIDLSNNNFIRGTLPPFPENGSFKTIAISYTNFLGSLPDSIGFLGALSRIDLSHCNFTGPIPSTMANLTGLVYVDFSVNKFNGSIPSFGMSKNLIYLDLSHNNLTGNIPSTRFEGFVHLSSINLGCNSLRGKIPLSLFALPSLQKLQLPNNSFIGQVDEFPNASASFLDTLDLSCNQLNGSIPRSIFELKRLNVLSLSSNSFSGSLQLQIINGLQNLTRLELSYNKLSIDASSGNSTTSAFPQLSVLKLASCKLQKFPELRNQSNMIHLDLSDNQIAGEIPRWIWEVGDGTLQYLNLSCNRLVDLPMNATMCNLSVLDLHSNQLQGEFPKPPKTAIYVDYSSNKFRNSIPQDIGNSLPFAVFFSVSNNSLSGVIPQSICNASYLQVLDLSNNAFRGSIPDCLFYNMENLWVLHLGRNNLGGTIPDKFPISCVLKSLDLSKNRLTRRIPRSLVNCTSLEVLNIGGNEVEDTFPCMLKNLSSLRVLVLRSNRFYGYLSCSLANDSWQNLQIIDIAFNNFTGALSPKCFSNWKGMISHGENGQSDQDHLHFPVLSLSNLYYQDTLMVTSKGLELEFVKILKVFTSIDFSRNSFEGSIPETIGELNALYLLNLSHNALTGTIPKSIGNLTQLESLDLSKNRLSGMIPPQLANLTFLSFLNLSINQLLGSIPRGNQLETFTETSYEGNKGLCGAPLNISCKGNNDDAQVPSSVDANSVAETGVDWQFIFTGLGFGVGAAVIVATLFVCKEGRDWSDKHLERIVLLIFPGYRFSYTRYDQGMVEAVENSEDEFLDDTEDSEFEVEHEAFGRKYCVFCSKLDVHRTRAVHNPKCTCHTSAPVYFTSPTSSSSLLILYHQHF encoded by the coding sequence ATGAGGATTCATCTCTTTCCTTGGCTTTTCTTCACAGCCTTACTCCAAATTTTATCAGTCAGACATGTTGTCTTGGCCTCTGGTCAATGTCTTGAAGATCAGAGGTCCCTGTTGTTGGAATTCAAGAACAGCCCCACGTTCAACTCCACGAGTTCAACCAAACTGGTGCGCTGGACCAACAGCAACGACTGCTGCCTTTGGGAAGGGGTAGGTTGTGATAGCTTGGGCCATGTGATCTGGCTGGAGCTTGAGAACCAAACAATTTCTGGTCCACTAGAGAGTTCGAGTAGTCTGTTCAATCTTCAGTTTCTTGAGAGATTGAATTTGGCTGTCAACAGGTTCAGCTCTGCTATTCCCACTGAATTATCTAAACTTACAAAACTGACGTACCTGAACTTGTCTGATGCTGGTTTTGTTGGGCAAATTCCGGGGGATTTGGCTAGTATGAGCACGCTGGTTACTCTTGATCTCTCAACCCGTTTTCCTGGATTTCAGCCACTGGAAATGGAGAATCCTAATCTACAAACGCTTATTCAGAACCTCACAGAGCTCCGAGAACTTTACCTGGATGGtgtcaaaatttcagctcaggGGGGTGAGTGGGGCAATGCTTTATCATCTTTACTAAATTTAAGAGAAATCAGCTTGTCCAACTGTCATCTTTCTGGTCCTATCAGCTCATCCCTTTCAGAGCTCCATTCACTCTCTGTCATCAACCTTAACGACAACAACCTCTCCACTGCAGTTCCAGAATTCTTTGCAAATTTCGCAAATTTGACATCACTGAGTCTCAGCTCTTGTAATCTATTGGGAGAATTTCCTGAGAAGATACTCCAGTTGCCAATGTTGCAGAATATAGATTTGTCAAACAATAACTTCATTAGAGGCACTTTGCCACCATTTCCCGAGAATGGATCTTTCAAGACAATAGCCATTAGTTATACAAATTTTTTGGGTTCATTGCCAGATTCCATTGGTTTCCTTGGAGCTTTGTCAAGGATAGATCTGTCACATTGCAATTTCACGGGACCTATTCCATCAACAATGGCAAATCTCACAGGACTGGTTTATGTGGATTTCTCAGTCAACAAGTTCAACGGTTCAATCCCGTCATTTGGGATGTCTAAGAACCTCATTTACCTGGACCTCTCTCATAATAATCTAACAGGCAACATTCCTTCCACTCGCTTTGAAGGCTTTGTACATCTTTCCTCGATTAACTTGGGATGTAATTCCTTAAGGGGAAAAATTCCACTATCTCTGTTTGCTCTTCCATCCTTGCAGAAACTCCAACTTCCCAATAATAGTTTCATAGGTCAAGTGGATGAATTTCCCAATGCATCTGCCTCTTTCTTAGATACACTTGATTTGAGTTGCAACCAACTCAATGGTTCAATTCCAAGGTCGATTTTTGAACTGAAAAGGCTCAATGTACTCTCACTTTCTTCCAACAGCTTTAGTGGCAGTCTGCAACTTCAAATCATAAACGGGCTCCAAAACCTCACAAGACTTGAGCTTTCTTACAACAAGTTATCAATTGATGCAAGCAGCGGCAATTCAACCACATCTGCCTTCCCTCAGCTTAGTGTATTGAAACTAGCTTCTTGCAAGTTGCAAAAGTTTCCAGAGCTAAGAAACCAGTCCAACATGATCCATCTAGACCTTTCAGACAACCAAATTGCTGGAGAAATACCTAGATGGATATGGGAAGTTGGTGACGGAACTCTTCAATATCTGAACCTTTCCTGCAATCGCCTAGTGGATCTCCCCATGAATGCCACTATGTGCAATCTGTCTGTGCTCGACTTACATTCTAACCAACTTCAAGGTGAGTTTCCAAAACCACCAAAAACAGCTATATATGTGGACTACTCAAGCAATAAGTTCAGGAATTCCATCCCACAAGATATTGGGAACTCTCTtccttttgctgttttcttttctgtttcaaATAATAGCCTTTCCGGAGTTATCCCTCAATCCATATGCAATGCAAGTTACCTCCAAGTTCTTGATTTGTCTAACAATGCTTTCAGAGGCAGCATACCAGACTGTCTGTTCTACAACATGGAGAATCTCTGGGTTCTGCATCTAGGGAGAAACAACCTCGGTGGCACCATTCCAGATAAATTTCCAATTAGTTGTGTCCTCAAAAGTTTAGACCTTAGTAAAAATCGTCTAACAAGACGGATTCCAAGATCCCTGGTCAACTGTACATCGTTGGAAGTTCTCAATATTGGCGGCAATGAAGTTGAAGATACTTTCCCCTGCATGTTAAAGAACTTATCTAGTTTGCGGGTACTAGTTCTGCGATCCAACAGGTTCTACGGATACCTTAGCTGTTCACTGGCCAATGACAGCTGGCAAAACCTTCAAATCATTGACATAGCTTTCAACAACTTCACTGGTGCTCTGTCCCCAAAATGCTTCTCTAATTGGAAAGGAATGATTAGCCATGGAGAAAATGGGCAATCAGATCAAGACCATCTGCATTTTCCTGTCTTGAGTCTTAGTAACCTATACTATCAGGATACTTTGATGGTAACATCCAAAGGGCTCGAGCTGGAGTTCGTGAAAATTCTAAAGGTCTTCACATCCATTGATTTCTCGAGGAATAGTTTCGAAGGAAGCATCCCAGAAACAATAGGAGAACTCAATGCACTTTATCTTCTCAACTTATCGCATAATGCTCTCACTGGTACAATCCCAAAATCAATTGGGAACTTGACACAGCTTGAATCACTAGACCTCTCAAAGAACCGGCTAAGTGGAATGATACCACCACAGCTTGCAAATTTGACATTCCTGTCATTCTTGAACCTATCCATTAATCAACTCCTTGGAAGTATCCCCCGGGGCAACCAGCTTGAAACGTTTACAGAAACTTCTTATGAGGGAAACAAAGGGCTGTGCGGCGCCCCTTTGAACATCAGCTGCAAAGGCAACAACGATGATGCTCAGGTGCCTTCCTCAGTAGATGCAAATTCAGTGGCCGAGACCGGAGTTGATTGGCAGTTCATATTCACCGGTCTGGGGTTTGGGGTAGGAGCAGCAGTTATCGTTGCAACCCTATTTGTCTGCAAGGAAGGGAGGGACTGGTCCGATAAGCATTTAGAAAGAATTGTGCTGCTGATTTTTCCAGGATACAGGTTCTCTTACACCAGGTATGATCAAGGAATGGTTGAGGCAGTGGAGAATTCGGAGGACGAGTTCCTGGACGACACAGAAGATTCTGAATTCGAGGTAGAACACGAGGCGTTTGGACGCAAGTATTGTGTATTCTGCAGCAAACTTGACGTTCACAGAACAAGAGCTGTGCACAATCCAAAATGCACCTGTCATACTTCAGCGCCTGTATATTTTACTTCTCCaacatcttcttcctctttgtTAATTCTGTATCATCAacatttttga